One region of Triticum aestivum cultivar Chinese Spring chromosome 6B, IWGSC CS RefSeq v2.1, whole genome shotgun sequence genomic DNA includes:
- the LOC123139393 gene encoding proliferating cell nuclear antigen codes for MLELRLVQGSLLKKVLEAIKDLVTDANFDCSGTGFSLQAMDSSHVALVALLLRSEGFEHYRCDRNLSMGMNLGNMAKMLRCAGNDDIITIKADDGSDTVTFMFESPNQDKIADFEMKLMDIDSEHLGIPDSEYQAIVRMPSSEFSRICKDLSSIGDTVIISVTKEGVKFSTAGDIGTANIVCRQNKTVDKLEESTIIEMQEPVSLTFALRYMNSFTKASPLSDQVTISLSSELPVVVEYKIGEMGYIRFYLAPKIEEDEEMKA; via the exons ATGCTGGAGCTGCGGCTGGTGCAGGGGAGCCTGCTGAAGAAGGTGCTGGAGGCGATCAAGGATTTGGTGACGGACGCCAACTTCGACTGCTCCGGCACGGGGTTCTCGCTGCAGGCCATGGACTCCTCCCACGTCGCGCTCGTGGCCCTCCTCCTCCGCTCCGAGGGCTTCGAGCACTACCGCTGCGACCGCAACCTCTCCATGGGCATGAACCTCGGCAACATGGCCAAGATGCTCCGCTGCGCCGGCAACGACGACATCATCACCATCAAGGCCGACGACGGCTCCGACACCGTCACCTTCATGTTCGAGTCTCCCA ATCAGGATAAGATTGCGGACTTCGAGATGAAGCTCATGGACATCGACAGCGAGCACCTCGGCATCCCCGACTCCGAGTACCAGGCCATCGTCCGCATGCCGTCCTCGGAGTTCTCCAGGATCTGCAAGGATCTCAGCAGCATCGGCGACACCG TTATTATATCTGTCACCAAGGAGGGTGTCAAGTTCTCCACTGCTGGAGACATTGGAACTGCAAACATCGTGTGCAGGCAGAACAAGACTGTTGACAAG CTTGAGGAATCAACCATTATAGAGATGCAAGAGCCGGTGTCACTCACCTTTGCTCTGAGGTACATGAACTCCTTCACCAAGGCAAGCCCACTGTCGGACCAAGTCACCATCAGCCTCTCATCGGAGCTGCCGGTGGTTGTCGAGTACAAGATCGGTGAGATGGGATACATCAGGTTTTATCTGGCGCCCAAGATCGAAGAGGATGAGGAAATGAAGGCATGA